Below is a window of Herminiimonas arsenicoxydans DNA.
TCGAAGAAGATCGTCTGGTTGCCTATGTGTTTACTTCGGGCTCAACCGGCCTGCCGATCGCGCATCGCAAAACATGGGCCACGCTGGTGTGCAATGTGCAGATGGAAGCAAGGCAGCTCGGGCTGGAACCTGGCGTGAACTATAGCGTGGTGGGCACAGTGCCGGCGCAGCACATGTACGGTTTTGAATCGACGGTGCTGATGCCGCTGGCAAACGGTTTCTCCTTGACCAGTGCACAATCGTTTTATCCGGCTGACATCTGCCATTCTCTTGCGCAGGTGCCTGAACCGCGCGTACTGATCACCACGCCGGTCCACCTGCGTTCGCTGCTCGGCTCCGCGCTGCCCTTGCCGAAAATAGAAGTCATGGTCTCGGCGACCGCGCCACTGTCGCCGCAACTGGCGCAACAGGCCGAACAGGCCTTCCATGCGCCGCTGCAGGAAATCTACGGCAGCACCGAAACCGGCCAGATCGCAACCAGACAGCCCTCCCTCACACCGGAATGGGTGTTGTTTCCAACGCTGAAAATGGCGCCTTGCCCGGAGCAGGATAAAAATGATTCGCGCATGTGGATTTCCGGTGGCCATGTCGAAACACCGATGCCGATGAACGACGCCATCGAACTCACCAGCAACGGAAAATTCCTGCTGCATGGGCGCATCACCGACCTGATCAATATAGCAGGCAAACGCAGTTCGCTCGCGTATCTGAATCATCACCTGAATGCGATCCCCGGCATAGTCGATGGCGCCTTCTTCATGCCGCCGGAGAAAACTTCGGGTGAAGTTACCCGTCTCAAGGCCGTTGTCGTCGCCCCCACGCTGGAAGTCGGCGACATCATCGCCGCACTGCGCGAGAAGATCGACCCCGCCTTCATGCCACGCCCGCTGTACAAGGTCGACAGTCTGCCGCGCAACGCAACCGGCAAGCTGCC
It encodes the following:
- a CDS encoding Putative 4-coumarate--CoA ligase (Evidence 3 : Function proposed based on presence of conserved amino acid motif, structural feature or limited homology; Product type pe : putative enzyme); protein product: MPRIACADVTGCAPLTSLTPSLIPLLSHTSPDRIVAWRDGIPVTAAQFLSDVEKLATILPASRHILNDCHDRYHFLVALSAILVAGKVNLLPSTRTAETIRQLLSFAPDAVCLTDQSNCAIALPQTAYPSPTFFGQIGSASIRAFNIPQIEEDRLVAYVFTSGSTGLPIAHRKTWATLVCNVQMEARQLGLEPGVNYSVVGTVPAQHMYGFESTVLMPLANGFSLTSAQSFYPADICHSLAQVPEPRVLITTPVHLRSLLGSALPLPKIEVMVSATAPLSPQLAQQAEQAFHAPLQEIYGSTETGQIATRQPSLTPEWVLFPTLKMAPCPEQDKNDSRMWISGGHVETPMPMNDAIELTSNGKFLLHGRITDLINIAGKRSSLAYLNHHLNAIPGIVDGAFFMPPEKTSGEVTRLKAVVVAPTLEVGDIIAALREKIDPAFMPRPLYKVDSLPRNATGKLPHAALAEFMNTLSNEHSSSERKP